In one window of Helianthus annuus cultivar XRQ/B chromosome 17, HanXRQr2.0-SUNRISE, whole genome shotgun sequence DNA:
- the LOC110923644 gene encoding uncharacterized protein LOC110923644, with amino-acid sequence MNGDRERRKMSAPLSNRFKDKDEDLLLFQEMHKRDKNRVVSLLLPVSDEFEPNGNYPLYGMASTKKGPGLGFLGESEKNDYDWLKTPPATPLFPSIEMEARNAQELVVQRELPITQPLSRFAGKPEEKETKQINIGSNSGKPKTPNPRPRIPARSVTPSGRSSGLFIDQKKNIKTAPIPLITSVHKSSVTDLTNTTSVSKPLSERDNRLILNQSRTTQKTRGVSPVVTSRITQIPGFSDETPPNLRTDRSISATRGRVVNQTTRNALTVASQKPEVSNMRAARRQSCSPSVTRGRKVAPTSEESMATVNALKGSNRMFQTGNGAQILGSRMVDKLMNARKSGTEEKKLNGSINGYGRLMSQGSLDMESKRDSVHFRQAGTSLGRKSVSTTYAPSSRSSGGSYRF; translated from the exons ATGAACGGTGATCGTGAGCGAAGGAAAATGAGTGCGCCGTTGTCAAACCGCTTCAAAGACAAAGATGAAGATCTGCTTTTGTTCCAAGAGATGCATAAGCGTGACAAAAACCGAGTTGTTAGCCTTCTTCTGCCTGTTTCCGATGAATTTGAACCCAATG GAAACTATCCACTTTATGGGATGGCATCCACAAAGAAAGGACCGGGTCTTGGATTCCTAGGAGAAAGCGAGAAAAATGACTACGACTG GTTGAAGACGCCACCTGCCACGCCTCTCTTTCCATCCATCGAGATGGAAGCGAGAAATGCACAAGAACTCGTGGTTCAACGTGAATTGCCCATCACCCAACCACTTTCTCGG TTTGCAGGAAAACCAGAGGAGAAAGAAACAAAACAGATAAACATTGGATCTAATTCAGGAAAGCCGAAAACACCTAATCCTAGACCAAGGATTCCTGCAAGATCGGTAACCCCTAGCGGACGTTCAAGCGGTTTGTTCATTGATCAGAAAAAGAACATAAAAACCGCTCCAATCCCATTGATCACCAGTGTCCACAAGAGTAGTGTTACTGATCTCACTAACACAACTTCGGTTTCAAAACCGTTAAGTGAAAGAGACAACCGTTTGATTCTGAATCAATCAAGAACCACACAGAAAACCAGAGGGGTTTCGCCTGTAGTAACATCTCGGATAACACAAATTCCTGGCTTTTCAGATGAAACACCGCCTAATCTAAGAACGGATCGGTCCATTTCGGCTACAAGAGGCCGCGTAGTTAACCAAACAACTCGAAACGCTCTCACGGTTGCTAGCCAGAAGCCTGAGGTGTCGAACATGAGAGCAGCAAGAAGGCAGTCGTGTTCACCGAGTGTTACCAGAGGTCGAAAAGTGGCTCCCACCAGTGAAGAAAGTATGGCCACCGTGAACGCTCTGAAGGGTAGCAATAGAATGTTTCAAACAGGAAACGGAGCGCAGATTCTTGGAAGCAGGATGGTGGATAAGCTTATGAATGCGAGAAAATCAGGCACCGAAGAGAAGAAACTCAACGGTTCGATCAATGGTTATGGCAGGCTCATGTCCCAGGGTTCACTAGATATG GAAAGTAAAAGAGACTCGGTTCACTTCCGTCAAGCTGGAACATCGTTGGGAAGGAAATCCGTGTCGACAACCTATGCTCCTAGTTCAAGGTCAAGCGGGGGAAGTTATCGCTTTTGA